A single region of the Marmota flaviventris isolate mMarFla1 chromosome 10, mMarFla1.hap1, whole genome shotgun sequence genome encodes:
- the LOC114084390 gene encoding chymotrypsin-C-like — translation MLGVTVLATLLACASSCGVPSFPPNLSARVVGGDNAVPHSWPWQISLQYLKDDTWRHTCGGTLISSNFVLTAAHCISNTLTYRVALGKHDLTVDEEGSLFVGVDTIYVHEKWNSFLVRNDIALIKLAEPVELSDTIQVACLPEKDSVLPQDYPCFVTGWGRLWTNGPIADELQQGLQPVVDYATCSRWDWWSYMVTKSMVCAGGDGVISSCNGDSGGPLNCQAENGAWEVHGIVSFGSGQSCNTLKKPTVYTRVSAYIDWINQKMQL, via the exons ATGCTGGGTGTCACGGTTCTCGCTACACTCCTGGCCTGTG CCTCCAGCTGCGGTGTCCCCAGCTTCCCCCCCAACCTCTCAGCCAGGGTGGTGGGAGGGGACAATGCCGTTCCCCACAGCTGGCCCTGGCAG ATCTCTCTCCAGTACCTCAAGGATGACACTTGGAGACACACCTGCGGTGGCACCTTGATCTCCAGCAACTTTGTCCTCACGGCTGCCCACTGCATCAG caACACCCTGACCTACCGCGTGGCCCTGGGGAAGCACGACCTGACAGTGGACGAGGAGGGCTCCCTGTTCGTGGGCGTGGACACCATCTATGTCCACGAGAAGTGGAACTCCTTCCTGGTGCG CAATGACATTGCCCTCATCAAGCTCGCAGAGCCTGTGGAGCTGAGTGACACCATCCAGGTGGCCTGCCTGCCAGAGAAGGACTCTGTGCTGCCTCAGGACTACCCCTGTTTTGTCACTGGCTGGGGTCGCCTCTGGA ccaaTGGCCCCATCGCTGATGAGCTACAGCAGGGCCTGCAGCCCGTGGTGGACTATGCCACGTGCTCCAGATGGGACTGGTGGAGCTACATGGTGACAAAATCCATGGTGTGCGCTGGGGGCGACGGCGTCATCTCCTCCTGCAAC GGGGACTCGGGCGGCCCGCTGAACTGCCAGGCGGAGAACGGTGCCTGGGAGGTGCATGGCATCGTCAGCTTCGGCTCCGGACAGAGCTGCAACACCCTTAAGAAGCCCACGGTCTACACCCGCGTGTCTGCCTACATCGACTGGATCAACCAG AAAATGCAGCTGTGA